Proteins from one Vespa crabro chromosome 11, iyVesCrab1.2, whole genome shotgun sequence genomic window:
- the LOC124428106 gene encoding polynucleotide 5'-hydroxyl-kinase NOL9 isoform X1, with the protein MNISCDLDKHNLKKSYKDTSIRRNSLPECVASSSAFEQKKNKNYDAFNKKAKKTIKMLSKNYDGMKEYHTNVSSNSNDCKIVNSTTYGTVKMQDNTFEIRRSLGPSMIVESVSMSNITDSSGENKNKSLQEIFNDLDMLQNDSCIDNDNACIVVAESINPNETSTIEYGHRKNQRMKFMKDNEKSQSKYLIGKKKTSVVTRKNEVQECTENSTMRNTEERNTKSKVIKEKSTMINTNTSTANYNEKLHLYCLHNKVLMIMQEKTSFCFTGKLMINVLYGAIEVYGSHITTSNPPIEVYSPKGYSLITVETSNKFLISNVKDIWTSLSPEGINPDIKNALQYDINQCKPGMTVIILWNLENNLTGFVNTYYPIKLFPKIRNVKNYSWTDTRRAEMILQSNLYLNNHNYKKLIIDPTVTGILAEKILNRWRSNDWSCTLIAGGKNVGKSTTVRYLINTLLPTSRMVVLVDVDPGQNECTPPGSISYSLIEEPLTGPNFTHLKMPVYQLYIGDVNVTRCITRYIECVKLLANKLLSCPIMSRLPIIVNTMGFTQGIGWDIVVFTIKLFRPSFVLQIMSERTKNNYPNLLSCDIINQQTFTGFSWSKNITVWNEPCCHELQVINTNAEKKYESTNDSWNMEPYQQRELAMISYLSGILNSNGNSTFHARLTSLSINEVVPYVAPFASLTIALLRECVPPSRVLTVINGNMVALCGIDLTSDLLQEATSSKPRILTRAPLCACYGYGIIRGIDMEKEELYINTPLPLSLMRHVNCLIGSIPVPINLLQLNQPNVPYAGGNDALPTSRDPRRGYFRMRYQNRRTSS; encoded by the exons ATGAATATATCTTGTGACCTTGATAAACATAATCTTAAGAAATCATACAAGGATACGTCCATTAGAAGAAATTCTTTACCAGAATGTGTTGCATCTTCTAGTGCATttgagcaaaaaaaaaacaaaaattacgatgcatttaataaaaaggctaagaaaacaattaaaatgttaTCCAAAAATTATGAtggaatgaaagaat aTCACACGAATGTTTCTTCCAATTCGAACGATTGCAAGATCGTAAATTCAACGACATATGGTACAGTAAAAATGCAGGACAATACATTTGAAATACGTAGGAGTCTTGGTCCTTCGATGATCGTAGAA aGTGTATCTATGTCCAATATAACAGATTCTtcaggagaaaataaaaataaatcactaCAAGAGATCTTTAATGATTTGGATATGTTACAAAATGATTCTtgtatcgataatgacaatgcATGCATTGTCGTTGCTGAATCTATAAATCCAAATGAGACATCTACTATTGAATATGGTCATaggaaaaatcaaagaatgaaatttatgaagGACAATGAAAAATCGCAGTCTAAATATCTCataggcaaaaaaaaaacatcagtTGTTACAAGAAAGAACGAAGTGCAGGAATGCACTGAAAATTCGACAATGCGTAATACCGAGGAACGAAACACCAAAtctaaagtaataaaagaaaaatcgacaaTGATAAATACGAATACATCCACtgcaaattataatgaaaagcTACATTTATATTGTTTGCATAATAAAGTATTAATGATTATGCAAGAAAAGAcaagtttttgttttactGGCAAGCTAATGATAAATGTATTGTACGGTGCTATAGAAGTTTATGGATCTCACATTACTACCTCAAATCCTCCAATAGAAGTATATTCTCCTAAAGGATACAGTCTTATAACAGTAGAAacaagtaataaatttttgatatcTAACGTTAAAGATATCTGGACATCTTTATCTCCAGAGGGTATTAATCCTGACATAAAAAATGCATTGCAATATGATATCAATCAATGCAAACCGGGTATGACAGTGATCATTTTATGGaatttggaaaataatttaacaggATTCGTTAATACTTACTATCCAATAAAGTTATTTCCGAAAATTCGCAATGTCAAAAATTATTCCTGGACCGACACAAGAAGAGCTGAAATGATATTGCAATCCAATCTTTATctcaataatcataattataaaaaattgataatcgaTCCGACTGTCACAGGAATACTTGCtgaaaaaattcttaatcGTTGGCGTTCAAATGATTGGTCATGTACATTAATAGCAGGTGGTAAAAATGTTGGGAAATCTACAACCGTACGTTATTTGATAAATACGTTATTACCGACTTCTCGGATGGTCGTTTTGGTGGACGTTGATCCTGGTCAAAATGAATGTACACCGCCTGGCAGTATATCCTATAGTTTAATTGAGGAACCATTAACTGGACCTAATTTTACACATTTAAAGATGCCAGTTTATCAGTTGTACATAGGAGATGTAAATGTGACTCGTTGTATTACGAGGTACATCGAATGCGTTAAGTTGTTGGCGAATAAATTGTTAAGTTGTCCGATCATGTCACGTTTACCaataattgtaaatacaaTGGGTTTTACACAAGGAATAGGATGGGATATCGTAGTGTTTACGATTAAACTTTTTCGGCCTTCATTCGTCTTACAAATAATGTCTGAAaggacaaaaaataattatcccAATTTACTGAGTtgcgatattattaatcaacaG ACTTTTACAGGCTTTTCATGGAGTAAAAATATTACGGTTTGGAATGAACCATGTTGTCATGAGCTGCAGGTTATAAATACAAATGccgaaaagaaatatgaatcaACGAATGATTCATGGAATATGGAGCCTTATCAACAACGTGAATTAGCAATGATATCATATCTAAGTGGAATTTTAAATTCCAATGGAAATTCTAC atTCCATGCCAGATTAACATCACTCAGCATTAACGAAGTTGTACCATATGT GGCACCTTTTGCTTCTTTAACTATCGCTCTACTACGAGAATGCGTACCACCTTCACGTGTATTAACTGTAATCAATGGTAACATGGTCGCTCTGTGTGGCATTGATTTAACAAGTGATTTATTGCAAGAAGCTACTTCATCAAAACCTCGTATATTAACAAGAGCACCTTTATGCGCCTGTTATGGCTATg GAATAATTCGAGGTATTGatatggaaaaagaagaattgtatataaatacgcCATTACCGCTGTCACTTATGCGACATGTTAATTGTTTAATAGGATCCATACCTGTACCTATTAATTTACTTCAGTTAAATCAACCCAATGTACCATATGCAGGTGGAAACGATGCTTTACCAACGAGTCGTGATCCACGTAGAGGTTATTTCCGTATGAGATATCAAAATAGACGAACGTCGAgttga
- the LOC124428106 gene encoding polynucleotide 5'-hydroxyl-kinase NOL9 isoform X2, with the protein MQDNTFEIRRSLGPSMIVESVSMSNITDSSGENKNKSLQEIFNDLDMLQNDSCIDNDNACIVVAESINPNETSTIEYGHRKNQRMKFMKDNEKSQSKYLIGKKKTSVVTRKNEVQECTENSTMRNTEERNTKSKVIKEKSTMINTNTSTANYNEKLHLYCLHNKVLMIMQEKTSFCFTGKLMINVLYGAIEVYGSHITTSNPPIEVYSPKGYSLITVETSNKFLISNVKDIWTSLSPEGINPDIKNALQYDINQCKPGMTVIILWNLENNLTGFVNTYYPIKLFPKIRNVKNYSWTDTRRAEMILQSNLYLNNHNYKKLIIDPTVTGILAEKILNRWRSNDWSCTLIAGGKNVGKSTTVRYLINTLLPTSRMVVLVDVDPGQNECTPPGSISYSLIEEPLTGPNFTHLKMPVYQLYIGDVNVTRCITRYIECVKLLANKLLSCPIMSRLPIIVNTMGFTQGIGWDIVVFTIKLFRPSFVLQIMSERTKNNYPNLLSCDIINQQTFTGFSWSKNITVWNEPCCHELQVINTNAEKKYESTNDSWNMEPYQQRELAMISYLSGILNSNGNSTFHARLTSLSINEVVPYVAPFASLTIALLRECVPPSRVLTVINGNMVALCGIDLTSDLLQEATSSKPRILTRAPLCACYGYGIIRGIDMEKEELYINTPLPLSLMRHVNCLIGSIPVPINLLQLNQPNVPYAGGNDALPTSRDPRRGYFRMRYQNRRTSS; encoded by the exons ATGCAGGACAATACATTTGAAATACGTAGGAGTCTTGGTCCTTCGATGATCGTAGAA aGTGTATCTATGTCCAATATAACAGATTCTtcaggagaaaataaaaataaatcactaCAAGAGATCTTTAATGATTTGGATATGTTACAAAATGATTCTtgtatcgataatgacaatgcATGCATTGTCGTTGCTGAATCTATAAATCCAAATGAGACATCTACTATTGAATATGGTCATaggaaaaatcaaagaatgaaatttatgaagGACAATGAAAAATCGCAGTCTAAATATCTCataggcaaaaaaaaaacatcagtTGTTACAAGAAAGAACGAAGTGCAGGAATGCACTGAAAATTCGACAATGCGTAATACCGAGGAACGAAACACCAAAtctaaagtaataaaagaaaaatcgacaaTGATAAATACGAATACATCCACtgcaaattataatgaaaagcTACATTTATATTGTTTGCATAATAAAGTATTAATGATTATGCAAGAAAAGAcaagtttttgttttactGGCAAGCTAATGATAAATGTATTGTACGGTGCTATAGAAGTTTATGGATCTCACATTACTACCTCAAATCCTCCAATAGAAGTATATTCTCCTAAAGGATACAGTCTTATAACAGTAGAAacaagtaataaatttttgatatcTAACGTTAAAGATATCTGGACATCTTTATCTCCAGAGGGTATTAATCCTGACATAAAAAATGCATTGCAATATGATATCAATCAATGCAAACCGGGTATGACAGTGATCATTTTATGGaatttggaaaataatttaacaggATTCGTTAATACTTACTATCCAATAAAGTTATTTCCGAAAATTCGCAATGTCAAAAATTATTCCTGGACCGACACAAGAAGAGCTGAAATGATATTGCAATCCAATCTTTATctcaataatcataattataaaaaattgataatcgaTCCGACTGTCACAGGAATACTTGCtgaaaaaattcttaatcGTTGGCGTTCAAATGATTGGTCATGTACATTAATAGCAGGTGGTAAAAATGTTGGGAAATCTACAACCGTACGTTATTTGATAAATACGTTATTACCGACTTCTCGGATGGTCGTTTTGGTGGACGTTGATCCTGGTCAAAATGAATGTACACCGCCTGGCAGTATATCCTATAGTTTAATTGAGGAACCATTAACTGGACCTAATTTTACACATTTAAAGATGCCAGTTTATCAGTTGTACATAGGAGATGTAAATGTGACTCGTTGTATTACGAGGTACATCGAATGCGTTAAGTTGTTGGCGAATAAATTGTTAAGTTGTCCGATCATGTCACGTTTACCaataattgtaaatacaaTGGGTTTTACACAAGGAATAGGATGGGATATCGTAGTGTTTACGATTAAACTTTTTCGGCCTTCATTCGTCTTACAAATAATGTCTGAAaggacaaaaaataattatcccAATTTACTGAGTtgcgatattattaatcaacaG ACTTTTACAGGCTTTTCATGGAGTAAAAATATTACGGTTTGGAATGAACCATGTTGTCATGAGCTGCAGGTTATAAATACAAATGccgaaaagaaatatgaatcaACGAATGATTCATGGAATATGGAGCCTTATCAACAACGTGAATTAGCAATGATATCATATCTAAGTGGAATTTTAAATTCCAATGGAAATTCTAC atTCCATGCCAGATTAACATCACTCAGCATTAACGAAGTTGTACCATATGT GGCACCTTTTGCTTCTTTAACTATCGCTCTACTACGAGAATGCGTACCACCTTCACGTGTATTAACTGTAATCAATGGTAACATGGTCGCTCTGTGTGGCATTGATTTAACAAGTGATTTATTGCAAGAAGCTACTTCATCAAAACCTCGTATATTAACAAGAGCACCTTTATGCGCCTGTTATGGCTATg GAATAATTCGAGGTATTGatatggaaaaagaagaattgtatataaatacgcCATTACCGCTGTCACTTATGCGACATGTTAATTGTTTAATAGGATCCATACCTGTACCTATTAATTTACTTCAGTTAAATCAACCCAATGTACCATATGCAGGTGGAAACGATGCTTTACCAACGAGTCGTGATCCACGTAGAGGTTATTTCCGTATGAGATATCAAAATAGACGAACGTCGAgttga